Part of the Sulfuriflexus mobilis genome is shown below.
ATCTATGCCGATGCGGCCGAGCTTGCCGTGAATCCGCGTGCACGCAGTGCCGTGTTACGCGTGGCGGAGAAGCTCTGATGCAAATACCGGTTGGTATTACCTTACTGGGTGTGGCGGTCATGGTTTCGGCACTGGGTGTGGTCTATAGCCGCCATGAAAGCCGCAAGTTATTTGTCGAGTTGCAGTCCTTGCAGGAGCAACGCGACGAGATGAACGTCGACTGGGGGCGTTTGCAACTGGAGCAAAGTACCTGGACCACACATGGGCGTGTAGCGGCGACCGCACGTGAACGCCTGGATATGGTCGTACCCGAAACCAAGAGTATCAGGATACTCAAATACTGATGACGACATCGGACACACAGCCACTGCGCTATCGTTTTCGCAGCCGCTTCACGCTGGGCCTGTTGCTGCTGGCCGCTGCGTTGCTGGGCTGGCGCATTGTCGATCTGCACGTGCTGCGCCATGACTTTTTACAGGGCCAGGGTGATGCACGCTCGCTGCGTGTGGTCGGCATGGCCGCCCATCGTGGCATGATCACCGATCGGCATGGTGAACCACTGGCGATCAGCACACCGGTAGATTCCATCTGGGCCAACCCCCAGGAATTACTCCTCGAGCGTGAGCGCCTGCCTCAGCTGGCACGCGCCTTAAAGATGGATACTGACAAGCTGCAACAAATACTCGCTTCACGCCGTGGCCGCGAATTTGTTTACCTGCAACGCCATAGTCACCCTGACCTGGCGCAGGATGTGGTGGCTCTCGGTATCGCCGGCGTATCCCTGCAGCGTGAATACCGCCGTTATTACCCGGCAGGTGAGGTCGCCGGTCATCTGATTGGTTTTACCAATATTGATGATGAAGGCCAGGAGGGGATCGAACTGGCCTATGACGACTGGCTGCGTGGCCAGCCGGGTAGCAAGCGCGTACTGAAAGACCGCCTCGGTCGTATTGTTGAGAACGTGGAAAGCATCCGTGTACCGCAGCCGGGTGGTTCCATGGCCCTGAGTATTGACCGACGTATCCAGTATCTCGCCTATAGCGAACTCAAGGCTGCGGTACAAAAGCACAAGGCCCGTTCCGGCTCAGCCGTGGTGCTGGATATCAAGACCGGTGAAGTCCTGGCCATGGTCAATCAGCCGGCCTTTAACCCGAATAATCGTCGTAACCTGCGTGGTGATCGTTACCGTAACCGTGCGGTGACCGATGTCTTTGAGCCGGGTTCAACCATGAAGCCTTTTACTATTGCGGCAGCGCTCGAATCCGGAAAGTTCAAGGCAAGTACACAGATCCAGACCGCACCGGGCCATTACATGCTTGGCGCGAATACGGTCAAAGACAGTAAAAACTACGGTTTGATCGATGTGGCAACGGTGCTGCAAAAATCCAGCAATGTCGGCGCCAGCAAGATGGCGCTGGCCTTAACCGCTGAGCAACAGTGGGATATGTTGAACCGGGTCGGCTTTGGTGAGATCACAAGCAGTGGTTTCCCCGGGGAGTCGAGTGGCCTGTTAACCGAGTTCCGTAAGTGGCGCGATATCGACCGTGCGACGTTGTCGTTTGGCTATGGGCTCTCTGCGACCTTATTACAGTTGGCGCAGGCCTATAGCGTGTTTGCCACGGATGGTTATCAGCGTCCGCTTTCATTGCAACGTGTCGATGATATTGAGGCCGTGACGGCAAATCAGCAACGTGTGATGGATGAAGACGTGGCTATCCAGGTCCGTCACATGCTGGAGCGCGTGGTAGAACCAGGCGGTACAGCGACGCGTGCCGCCGTGCCGGGTTACCGGGTGGCGGGCAAGACCGGCACGGTGCGCAAGTCCGGTATTGGTGGTTATGTTGAAGAACGTTACCTGTCGCTGTTTGCGGGTCTGGCACCGGTGAGTCACCCGCGCCTGGTGATGGTGGTGATGGTGAACGAGCCGAGTAATGGTGATTATTATGGTGGCGTGGTCGCGGCGCCGGTCTTTGCCAATGTTATGGCCGGTGCCTTGCGCCTGCTGAATATCGCCCCGGATGCCCTGCCGGAATCTACTGAACAGATGATGGCGGCTGCAGGTTACGTTGCCGGAGGTCGGCCATGATGACCGTCGTACAGCCCCCCGTGCGGGCCTACCCCTTGGCCAGTCTGCTGGCGGACCTGGCCGAGCGTGACATCACGGTAAGTTGTGATGTCACGGGCATGAGCCTGAACAGCGACCAGATTCAAAGCGGAGACCTGTTCCTTGCCTGTGCGGGGTTGCGCAGTCATGGTCTGCAATACGCCGAGTCTGCTGTGAAAAAAGGTGCCGTGGCGATTGCCTATGAAACGCCGAGTGAACAACAACTACAGGGTCAGCTGGGCGAGATACTCGTGCCTTTGCAGGGCCTGGGCATTCCGCTGGTGGCGGTGAAGGAGTTGAGCATCAAGGTGGGCGTGATCGCTGAGCGTTTTTATGGCCAGCCCTCACAGGCCATGCACGTGATTGGTATCACGGGCACTAATGGCAAGACTTCATGCAGTCACTTCCTCGCCAGCCTGTTGTCTACTGCGCGCGCTCCCTGTGGCCTGATCGGCACCCTGGGTAATGGCAAATTCGGTCAATTGACAAGCACTACCCACACGACACCCGATGCCGTGACCCTGCACAAGCTGTTTGCCGAGATGCGCGATGATGGCCTGGAGTATGTGTGCATGGAGGTCTCGTCACATGGTCTCGAGCAGGGGCGTGTCAGTGGTGTGAGCTTTGACACGGCCGTATTTACCAACCTGACTCGTGATCACCTCGATTACCACGGCGATATGGAAAATTATGCCCGCAGTAAACAATTGCTGTTTGAGCAGGCCGGGCTGCGCTATGCGGTGATCAATGCCGATGATGCCTTTGGTCGTGAGTTATTGATCAGCCTGCCGGATAGTGTGCAGTCGGTGGCCTATAGCCTCAGCGAAGAAGGCAATGCCGAGTCGACGGAGTTGCGTCACAGCGTTATGCACCTGGGTTGTGTGCAGGGTAGTGACCTGCACTTCAGCGGCGATGGCATGTCCGTGCAGGTCAGCAGCCCCTGGGGTGATGGTGAATTGCAAAGCCCACTGTTTGGTCGCTTCAATGCCAGCAATGTACTGGCGGTAATGGCCGTGGCCCTGTTAACCGGTATGCGGTTACCCAGTGTGCTGGCGGGGATACAGCAGTTACAGAGTGTGCCGGGTCGCATGCAGAAGATCGAGTCGGCAAAGGGACAACCCATGGTTGTCGTCGACTATGCACATAGCCCGGATGCCCTGGAGCAGGCACTGAGCGCCCTGCGGGTGCACTGCCGGAGTGAATTGTATTGTGTATTTGGTTGCGGGGGGGATCGGGACCGTGGCAAGCGCCCCCTGATGGGCAGTGTTGCCGAGCAATGGGCCGACCACATTATCCTCACCGATGATAATCCGCGTAGCGAAGACAGTCGGGCGATCATTGAAGACATCCGTGGAGGCATCCAGAACACCGACAAGCTGCATATCGAGACTGATCGACGTGCTGCCATCGCCTACGCCATTGCCCGTGCAGGGAGCAGCGACATTATCCTGGTTGCCGGCAAGGGGCATGAGAATTATCAATTGATCGGTGATCAGCGTTTGCCGTTTAACGATGCAGAAGTGATCGCCGAATGCCTCGGGGGTGACCAGTGAACGCCTGCAGCATGCAGCTTTCAGAGGCCGCCAGCGTGCTGGGTGTGCCGTATCAGGGCACCGATGTGCACTTCAAGGGCGTCAGTACCGATACACGCAGCGTGCAACGGGGTGAATTATTTATTGCCTTGCAGGGTGAGCATTTTGATGCCCATGCGTTTATCGCCGAGGCCACCGCCAGTGGCGCCGTGGCCATAGTGGTCAGTCGCCCGGTCGAGACCGGGGTGCCGGTCTTGCTCGTCGAGGATACCCGCCAGGCACTCGGCAGCCTGGCAAGTGCCTGGCGAGATCGTTTTCACATCCCGCTGGTGGCGATCACCGGCAGCAATGGCAAGACCACGGTCAAGGAAATGATCGCCGCTATCCTGCGTGTGAAGGGCCAACCACTGGTGACAGTGGGCAACCTGAACAATGATATTGGTGTGCCCATGACCCTGTTGCGGCTGGATGTCACTCATAGCCATGCGGTGATTGAAATGGGTGCCAACCATGCCGGTGAGATCGCCTACCTTGCCTCGCTGGCGAAGCCGGCTGTTGGCGTGGTCACCAATGCCATGTCGGCCCACCTCGAAGGTTTTGGCGGCCTTGATGGCGTGGCCCGGGCCAAGGGTGAAATGTTCGAGGCCCTGAGCGAGTCGGCGACGGCCGTCATCAATGCCGATGATCACTACGCGGATTACTGGTGCGAGCGGGCCAAACCGGCGCAGGTGCTGCGTTTTGGTATTCAACAGTCCGCCGAGGTGTCTGCCAGTGAGATCGAATTCAACTTGGCGGACTGGCAGACCTGCTTTGTCCTGCAAACCCCGCAGGGTCGTATCGATATCCGTCTGCCCCTGGTGGGCCAGCACAACGTTATGAATGCCCTCGCTGCCAGTGCGGCGAGTCTGGCAGTGGGTGTGTCTTTAGAAGAGGTGCGCGATGGTTTGCTGAACATGCAAAACGTCAAGGGCCGTTTACGCGCGCAGACAGCCAGCAATGGTGCAATGCTTATTGATGACACCTATAACGCCAATCCCTCTTCATTGCAGGCCGGTCTGGATGTGCTGGAGATGATGCCGGGTAAACGTGTGCTGGTACTGGGCGACATGGGTGAACTGGGTGAAGAGGCCATCAGCCTGCATGAGGGTGTCGCCGCGCAGGCGCGCGAGGCCAATGTCCAGTTTCTCTATGCACTGGGAGAGAACAGCCGCTATGCCGTTGAGGCCTTTGGTGTCGGGGGGCAGCACTTTACGGAACATGATGACTTGCTACAGGCATTGCGGGAACAGCTGGATGAAAACTGCGTAGTGTTGATCAAGGGCTCACGTCTCATGCAGATGGAACGTATCGTCACCGGTTTGCTGGAGGAAGTGTAGACATGTTGTACTACCTGACACAACAACTGGCGGAAACCTACAGCGGCTTTAATGTCTTCCAGTACCTGACACTGCGCGCCATCCTCGGTGTGCTGACTGCACTGCTTATCTCCTTTATGATTGGCCCGACCATGATTCGCCGCCTGACCATGAAACAGATTGGTCAGCCGATCCGTGATGACGGTCCACAGTCACACTTGAGTAAGGCCGGGACCCCGACCATGGGTGGGGCGTTGATTATCGTCGCGATTGCCGTCAGCACCTTGCTCTGGGCAGATTTGAACAACCGTTATATCTGGGTGGTTCTTGTGACCATGCTGGCCTTCGGTGTGATCGGTTTTTACGATGATTACATCAAACTGGTGAAGCAGGACCCGAAGGGCCTGAAGTCGCGTTATAAGTACCTGTGGCAGTCTGTGTGCGGTATCCTCATCGCCATCTTCCTCTATAAGACCGCGACCCTGAGTGCCGAAACGACACTGATCGTGCCATTCTTTAAGAGTGTTTCGATTCAATTGGGCTGGTTGTTTATCCCGCTGGTGTACTTTGTCATTGTCGGTTCGAGTAACGCCGTGAATCTGACCGATGGTCTCGATGGCCTGGCGATCCTGCCAACGGTCATGGTCGGTGGTGCGTTGGGGATCTTTGCCTATACCACCGGTAACGTAAAACTCGCTTCATACCTGTTGATCCCCTATGTACCGGGTGTCGGCGAGGTTGTGATCTTCTGTGGTGCCCTGGTCGGTGCCGGTCTGGGTTTTCTCTGGTTCAACGCCTATCCGGCCCAGGTCTTCATGGGCGATGTCGGTGCGCTGGCCCTCGGCGCAGCCCTCGGTGTGGTGGCCGTGGTGGTTCGTCAGGAACTGGTGCTGGTGATCATGGGTGGCGTATTTGTCATGGAGACCGTCTCAGTGATCTTGCAGGTCATTTCGTTCAAGCTGACCGGTAAACGTATTTTCCGCATGGCACCGTTACATCACCATTTTGAATTAAAGGGCTGGCCGGAACCGCGCGTGATCGTGCGCTTCTGGATCGTGACCGTGATCCTCGTCTTGATCGGTCTGGCCACACTGAAACTGCGTTAAGGGAAACGAGCAAAAAAAGTGAACAAACAGGCACAACAAACACTCGTGGTCGGGCTGGGTAAAACCGGTCTGTCCTGCGCGCGCCACCTGGCTGCGCGGGGTGTGCCGTTTGTGATCACCGACAGCCGTATGCAACCACCGGGGCTGCAACAACTGCGTGATGAAATGCCGGAACTTACCGTGCATGTTGGCGGTTTTCTTGATAGTGATTTTGCCGAGGCCGAGCAGATCATACTGAGCCCGGGCATCTCGCGACATGGCCGGCATGTTCAGGCCGCCGAGCAACACGGTGCCGAGGTCCTTGGTGATATTGAATTATTTGCCCGCGAGGCGAAGGCCCCGGTAGTGGCGATTACCGGTACCAATGGCAAGAGCACGGTTACCACGCTGCTCGCCGAGATGGCGCGTGCCAGCGGCGTGCAGGTGCAGGTTGGCGGCAACCTCGGCATGCCGGCACTGGAACTGTTGCATGATGACAAGACGGGACTCTATGTGCTGGAACTGTCCAGTTTCCAGCTCGAGACCACGTATTCGCTGAACGCCGTGGCCGCCGTGGTGTTGAACGTGACGGCGGATCACATGGACCGTTACGACAGCGTCGAGGCCTATGCACGGGCCAAGCAGGGCGTGTATCGCGGTGACGGGGTGATGGTGATCAATGCCGATGACCCGATGGTCGAGGCCATGGCCGATACACAACGGCGGGTGATCCGTTTTTCCCTGTCTGTGCCGAAGGACAATGACTTTGGTCTGCTTGAAAAGGCCGGTGAGGTCTACCTTTCCAGAGGCACACAGGCCCTGCTGGCGGTTAAAGATATGAAACTCGTTGGGCGCCACAACCAGGCCAACGCCCTGGCGGCACTGGCGCTGGGTTCGGCCATTGACCTGGACCTGGAGGCCATGCTGAAGGTGTTACGCACATTCAAGGGGCTGGCCCATCGCAGTGAGTGGGTCGCCGATATAAAGGGTGTGCGCTGGTATAACGACTCCAAGGCCACCAATGTGGGCGCGGCCACGGCGGCACTCGAAGGCATGCCCGGCACGTTGGTGTTGATCGCCGGTGGTGATGGCAAGGGCGCGGATTTTTCCGCCTTGCGTGAAGCCGTGAAAGGGCATGTACGTTGTGTGGTGTTATTGGGCCGTGATGCGCCACTGATTGAACTGGCCATACAGGGCGTGGTGCCTGTTCAGTATGCCAACGACATGCATGATGCCGTACAGCAGGCTGCCAATTGTGCGCAGCCCGGCGACAGTGTGTTGTTATCACCGGCCTGCGCCAGTTTTGATATGTATAATAATTTTGAAGAACGTGGTGCTGACTTTATCGCCGCGGTGGGAGGACTGTCATCATGATAGCCGCCACGCATCACGCCACCGCCTTTGCTGCAAACACCACGCGGCAACGCAAGCGTAGCGACGTCCAGGCCCGTTTCGATTATGCCTTGTTGACGGCGGTCCTGATCCTGCTCGGGCTGGGCCTGATCATGGTCGCCTCGGCATCGATTTCAATTGCCGATCGTCAACTTGGCCAGCCTTTCTATTATTTATTGCGCCAGGCTTTGTACGTCCTGCTCGGACTGGGGTTGGCCGCTGTGGTGACACGTATACCGCTCGATCTCTGGGAGCGTGTCAGCGCCTTATTGCTCATCTGTGGTTTGTTGTTACTGGGTTTTATCCTCTTGCCCGGGGTAGCTCGCGAGATCAATGGCAGTATCCGCTGGTTGTCACTGGGCGTGTTTAACCTGCAACCCTCCGAATTTATGAAACTGTTTGTAATCGTCTACCTGGCCGGTTACCTGGTACGACGCGGTGACGAGGTGCGTACGACTGTATGGGGTTTCCTCAAGCCGATGCTGGTGCTGGTGCTGGCGGCGCTGTTGTTACTGATGGAACCCGACATGGGGGCCGCGGCAGTGATCTTTGCTACCGCGCTGGGCATGATGTTTCTCGGTGGTGTCCGTATCTGGCACTTCGGGGTGTTGCTGTTACTCATGGCCGGGGCCGTGGCGACCCTGACGGTGACCTCACCCTACCGTATGGAACGCGTGACGGCCTTCTTAAATCCCTGGGCAGACCCGTTCAACAGCGGCTTCCAGCTGACCCAGTCCCTGATCGCCTTTGGTCGCGGTGAGTGGTTCGGTGTTGGCCTTGGGGGCAGTGTGCAAAAATTGTTTTACTTGCCCGAGGCGCATACCGATTTTGTGTTTGCCGTCCTCGCCGAGGAACTGGGTATGTTCGGTGCCCTGGCCGTGGTGTTGCTGTTTGCCTTCATCGCCGTACGCGCCTTCCGCATTGCCAATCAGGCACGCCAGCTGGGTCTGCACTTCGCTGCCTACAGCGCCTATGGCATCAGCCTGTGGTTAAGCATGCAGGCCTTTATCAATATCGGCGTGAATACCGGCGTCTTGCCGACCAAGGGTCTGACCCTGCCACTAATGAGTTATGGCGGCAGCAGCATGCTGGCGGCCTGCGTGGCGGTGGGCCTGTTATTGCGTGTCGATATCGAAACGCGCGAGGCCTGGTTGCGCTCGGTCGATGTGAAGCGGGGAGGTGGCCGATGAGCAATGCTCAGCGTAAAAACCCGCCACGCATTCTGATCATGGCCGGGGGTACCGGTGGGCATGTCTTCCCGGCCCTGGCCGTGGCCGAAAAATTGCGTCAGCAAGGGGTCGCGGTTGACTGGCTGGGCACACAACGCGGTCTCGAGTCTCGTCTGGTACCGGCGGCGAATATTCCCTTGCACACCATCCCGATCAGTGGCCTGCGTGGCAAGGGGGCGCTGGGCTGGTTACTGGCCCCGTTCCGTATCAGTTATGCACTGCTGGTCGCGCTCGGTGTGGTGATGAAGTTAAAGCCTGCCGCGGTCCTGGGCATGGGCGGCTTTGTCACCGGCCCGGGCGGCATCGCCAGCTGGTTGTTACGCCGGCCGCTGCTCGTCCATGAGCAAAATGCCGTTGCCGGTCTGACCAATACATTACTGGCACGTTTTGCCGATACCGTCATGGAGGCCTTCCCGTCTTCCTTTAAAGATAATGTATCTGCCATACAGACCGGTAATCCGGTGCGTGCCGAGATCGCGGCCATCGCGGCGCCGGCGCAACGCCTGGCCGGACGCAGTGGGCCGCTGCACCTGCTCATCATTGGCGGCAGTCTGGGTGCGCAGGCACTCAACCAGGTGGTGCCGGCGGCGGTAGAACGGCTGAAAACCGATCCACCGCCGACGATCTGGCACCAAACCGGTAAAGCGATGCAGGAAGAGACACGTGTCGATTATG
Proteins encoded:
- a CDS encoding UDP-N-acetylmuramoyl-L-alanyl-D-glutamate--2,6-diaminopimelate ligase, which gives rise to MMTVVQPPVRAYPLASLLADLAERDITVSCDVTGMSLNSDQIQSGDLFLACAGLRSHGLQYAESAVKKGAVAIAYETPSEQQLQGQLGEILVPLQGLGIPLVAVKELSIKVGVIAERFYGQPSQAMHVIGITGTNGKTSCSHFLASLLSTARAPCGLIGTLGNGKFGQLTSTTHTTPDAVTLHKLFAEMRDDGLEYVCMEVSSHGLEQGRVSGVSFDTAVFTNLTRDHLDYHGDMENYARSKQLLFEQAGLRYAVINADDAFGRELLISLPDSVQSVAYSLSEEGNAESTELRHSVMHLGCVQGSDLHFSGDGMSVQVSSPWGDGELQSPLFGRFNASNVLAVMAVALLTGMRLPSVLAGIQQLQSVPGRMQKIESAKGQPMVVVDYAHSPDALEQALSALRVHCRSELYCVFGCGGDRDRGKRPLMGSVAEQWADHIILTDDNPRSEDSRAIIEDIRGGIQNTDKLHIETDRRAAIAYAIARAGSSDIILVAGKGHENYQLIGDQRLPFNDAEVIAECLGGDQ
- the ftsL gene encoding cell division protein FtsL; the encoded protein is MQIPVGITLLGVAVMVSALGVVYSRHESRKLFVELQSLQEQRDEMNVDWGRLQLEQSTWTTHGRVAATARERLDMVVPETKSIRILKY
- a CDS encoding peptidoglycan D,D-transpeptidase FtsI family protein, giving the protein MTTSDTQPLRYRFRSRFTLGLLLLAAALLGWRIVDLHVLRHDFLQGQGDARSLRVVGMAAHRGMITDRHGEPLAISTPVDSIWANPQELLLERERLPQLARALKMDTDKLQQILASRRGREFVYLQRHSHPDLAQDVVALGIAGVSLQREYRRYYPAGEVAGHLIGFTNIDDEGQEGIELAYDDWLRGQPGSKRVLKDRLGRIVENVESIRVPQPGGSMALSIDRRIQYLAYSELKAAVQKHKARSGSAVVLDIKTGEVLAMVNQPAFNPNNRRNLRGDRYRNRAVTDVFEPGSTMKPFTIAAALESGKFKASTQIQTAPGHYMLGANTVKDSKNYGLIDVATVLQKSSNVGASKMALALTAEQQWDMLNRVGFGEITSSGFPGESSGLLTEFRKWRDIDRATLSFGYGLSATLLQLAQAYSVFATDGYQRPLSLQRVDDIEAVTANQQRVMDEDVAIQVRHMLERVVEPGGTATRAAVPGYRVAGKTGTVRKSGIGGYVEERYLSLFAGLAPVSHPRLVMVVMVNEPSNGDYYGGVVAAPVFANVMAGALRLLNIAPDALPESTEQMMAAAGYVAGGRP
- a CDS encoding UDP-N-acetylmuramoyl-tripeptide--D-alanyl-D-alanine ligase, with amino-acid sequence MNACSMQLSEAASVLGVPYQGTDVHFKGVSTDTRSVQRGELFIALQGEHFDAHAFIAEATASGAVAIVVSRPVETGVPVLLVEDTRQALGSLASAWRDRFHIPLVAITGSNGKTTVKEMIAAILRVKGQPLVTVGNLNNDIGVPMTLLRLDVTHSHAVIEMGANHAGEIAYLASLAKPAVGVVTNAMSAHLEGFGGLDGVARAKGEMFEALSESATAVINADDHYADYWCERAKPAQVLRFGIQQSAEVSASEIEFNLADWQTCFVLQTPQGRIDIRLPLVGQHNVMNALAASAASLAVGVSLEEVRDGLLNMQNVKGRLRAQTASNGAMLIDDTYNANPSSLQAGLDVLEMMPGKRVLVLGDMGELGEEAISLHEGVAAQAREANVQFLYALGENSRYAVEAFGVGGQHFTEHDDLLQALREQLDENCVVLIKGSRLMQMERIVTGLLEEV
- the ftsW gene encoding putative lipid II flippase FtsW, which gives rise to MIAATHHATAFAANTTRQRKRSDVQARFDYALLTAVLILLGLGLIMVASASISIADRQLGQPFYYLLRQALYVLLGLGLAAVVTRIPLDLWERVSALLLICGLLLLGFILLPGVAREINGSIRWLSLGVFNLQPSEFMKLFVIVYLAGYLVRRGDEVRTTVWGFLKPMLVLVLAALLLLMEPDMGAAAVIFATALGMMFLGGVRIWHFGVLLLLMAGAVATLTVTSPYRMERVTAFLNPWADPFNSGFQLTQSLIAFGRGEWFGVGLGGSVQKLFYLPEAHTDFVFAVLAEELGMFGALAVVLLFAFIAVRAFRIANQARQLGLHFAAYSAYGISLWLSMQAFINIGVNTGVLPTKGLTLPLMSYGGSSMLAACVAVGLLLRVDIETREAWLRSVDVKRGGGR
- the mraY gene encoding phospho-N-acetylmuramoyl-pentapeptide-transferase gives rise to the protein MLYYLTQQLAETYSGFNVFQYLTLRAILGVLTALLISFMIGPTMIRRLTMKQIGQPIRDDGPQSHLSKAGTPTMGGALIIVAIAVSTLLWADLNNRYIWVVLVTMLAFGVIGFYDDYIKLVKQDPKGLKSRYKYLWQSVCGILIAIFLYKTATLSAETTLIVPFFKSVSIQLGWLFIPLVYFVIVGSSNAVNLTDGLDGLAILPTVMVGGALGIFAYTTGNVKLASYLLIPYVPGVGEVVIFCGALVGAGLGFLWFNAYPAQVFMGDVGALALGAALGVVAVVVRQELVLVIMGGVFVMETVSVILQVISFKLTGKRIFRMAPLHHHFELKGWPEPRVIVRFWIVTVILVLIGLATLKLR
- the murD gene encoding UDP-N-acetylmuramoyl-L-alanine--D-glutamate ligase yields the protein MNKQAQQTLVVGLGKTGLSCARHLAARGVPFVITDSRMQPPGLQQLRDEMPELTVHVGGFLDSDFAEAEQIILSPGISRHGRHVQAAEQHGAEVLGDIELFAREAKAPVVAITGTNGKSTVTTLLAEMARASGVQVQVGGNLGMPALELLHDDKTGLYVLELSSFQLETTYSLNAVAAVVLNVTADHMDRYDSVEAYARAKQGVYRGDGVMVINADDPMVEAMADTQRRVIRFSLSVPKDNDFGLLEKAGEVYLSRGTQALLAVKDMKLVGRHNQANALAALALGSAIDLDLEAMLKVLRTFKGLAHRSEWVADIKGVRWYNDSKATNVGAATAALEGMPGTLVLIAGGDGKGADFSALREAVKGHVRCVVLLGRDAPLIELAIQGVVPVQYANDMHDAVQQAANCAQPGDSVLLSPACASFDMYNNFEERGADFIAAVGGLSS
- the murG gene encoding undecaprenyldiphospho-muramoylpentapeptide beta-N-acetylglucosaminyltransferase, encoding MSNAQRKNPPRILIMAGGTGGHVFPALAVAEKLRQQGVAVDWLGTQRGLESRLVPAANIPLHTIPISGLRGKGALGWLLAPFRISYALLVALGVVMKLKPAAVLGMGGFVTGPGGIASWLLRRPLLVHEQNAVAGLTNTLLARFADTVMEAFPSSFKDNVSAIQTGNPVRAEIAAIAAPAQRLAGRSGPLHLLIIGGSLGAQALNQVVPAAVERLKTDPPPTIWHQTGKAMQEETRVDYDIKSIPARVEAFIEDMAEAYAWADLVICRAGALTIAELAAAGVASILVPYPYAVDDHQTANAGFLVEAGAALLLPQDKLNPDSLAELLQGIIGQRQRLPAMAGAARQQARIHATEDVANLCMQAMEAA